A genomic window from Pocillopora verrucosa isolate sample1 chromosome 7, ASM3666991v2, whole genome shotgun sequence includes:
- the LOC131781126 gene encoding uncharacterized protein, producing MLIGSNKKLQGKIALTVSIFDHCINNVTCFKYLGILISSDFSWTNHVEYMAGKVNQRLGLLRRIKHLLPFKARILFYKSLVMPLFEYADLVWGDKHNVTLMSSLQVLQNKAAKIILDRPLYSSASDALTTLKWLTLEKRRFQRRCVHVYKCLNGLTHHELTLVTQQEQHSYNTRNKANLKIPSVKRNWGKQRTGYHAVSDFNSLDKTIRASDNVNILKRQINSLI from the coding sequence ATGCTTATAGGCAGTAACAAGAAGTTACAGGGGAAAATAGCTCTAACTGTTTCAATCTTTGATCACTGTATAAACAatgttacttgttttaaatatcttggaATCTTAATATCGTCTGATTTTTCGTGGACAAATCATGTCGAATACATGGCAGGGAAAgttaatcaaaggcttggcctACTTAGACGCATTAAGCATTTGTTACCGTTTAAGGCGCGCATCCTTTTTTATAAAAGCCTTGTTATGCCCTTATTCGAGTATGCTGATTTAGTTTGGGGAGACAAACATAATGTAACTTTAATGTCTAGTTTGCAAGTGCTTCAAAATAAGGCGGCTAAAATAATATTAGATCGACCACTGTATTCCTCTGCGTCTGATGCGTTAACTACACTGAAGTGGTTAACACTAGAAAAAAGGCGCTTCCAGCGCCGATGCgtacatgtatataaatgtCTTAATGGTCTCACGCATCACGAACTAACATTAGTCACTCAGCAAGAACAGCATAGttacaacacaagaaataaagcaaacctcAAAATTCCATCCGTTAAAAGAAACTGGGGCAAACAAAGAACTGGCTATCATGCTGTAAGTGATTTTAACTCGCTGGACAAAACTATACGAGcctctgataatgtaaatattttgaagcgtcagattaattcattgatttaa